The following coding sequences are from one Oncorhynchus kisutch isolate 150728-3 linkage group LG23, Okis_V2, whole genome shotgun sequence window:
- the LOC109868028 gene encoding ankyrin repeat and LEM domain-containing protein 2 yields MEEVMSRLQTLNPDQLRQEIIGAGLKCGPLTTTTRAVFERMLARTLLGGDGGVTGEGSTSNAESNRPLTDTVEADHTLELKSPAEECKETEELDEPEFPLVYYGVCPHWEESVVTDDKVHVYVDRKKALRAMMTMKESRFKSFSTREEAEKFSKGINEHCPAVASTTAPDGPQGALQPVVHTGSPTASGTLPVNLERANEFRSPRTQDLTAKLRNAVEKGDKEAFSKLVWDNPRYLIGSGDNPTIVHEGCHYNVLHVAAKENQSGMVQLLLDTLESPDFMRLMYPDDQEAMLHQRIRYLVDLYLNTPDKASNETPLHFACKFGCPDVVNVLCSHPATDKHRQNKYNQKPSTVICERKNKTSDIKKKIKEYLEERCYVPLLRDTDNSFQPVIGLPWSPSPLEVDFHSLGSGVAGSPIDPVMTVRAYVGPLSPSKADEFHRLWRTPPRDRAEYFHRILKSDPDRGAERVGREIAHGMGHPWAEYWDFLRSFTDLSTEEGWKRLEEYLDKKDRSELPREEYGRTEETGGGFKTSTPSKEEQKNQSHALSNHILNDKNSAPVENSSQSPVCNLLPEFEKASLKVASGTVEDSEKACLAPSVPWREGLDLGDGSFWRTWERSRGKRQVEELSNPSSEEYLTADEGSDSEGPDGPRDGGDRRRDSGSSSASYKSTEGDTAKDTILMTDTPTRRRQELFMDGEFPTKLDSEVLSAMNNMEIDLERYPCITKWKTTILAYPSSQRLSWPSPKRRSLTGTPNCSPSRLSFHSPGPNTQSCYSQTILCRTLFHSPT; encoded by the exons ATGGAGGAAGTCATGAGCAGGCTGCAGACCCTGAACCCAGATCAGCTACGACAGGAGATTATCGGGGCAGGGCTGAAGTGTGGCCCCCTTACCACCACTACTAGAGCCGTCTTTGAGAGGATGCTGGCCAGAACCCTcctgggaggagatggaggggtgaCTGGTGAAGGTAGCACCTCCAATGCAGAGTCTAATAGACCCTTAACAGATACAGTAGAAGCAGACCACACCCTGGAACTCAAATCACCAGCAGAGGAGTGCAAAGAGACAGAGGAATTGGATGAACCAGAATTTCCCCTTGTTTACTATGGTGTATGTCCTCATTGGGAGGAGTCAGTGGTCACTGATG ACAAAGTACATGTATATGTGGACAGGAAGAAAGCTCTGAGAGCCATGATGACAATGAAAGAGTCCAGGTTTAAGTCCTTCTCAACACGAGAGGAAGCTGAGAAATTCTCAAAAGGCATCAATGAACATTGCCCAGCTGTAGCCAGCACAACTGCACCAGACGGGCCCCAGGGAGCGCTGCAACCTGTAGTCCACACAG GAAGCCCTACCGCATCAGGGACTTTACCTGTGAACCTGGAGAGGGCTAATGAATTCCGCAGCCCCCGCACCCAGGACCTGACTGCCAAGCTGAGAAATGCAGTGGAGAAGGGGGACAAGGAAGCCTTCAGCAAGCTGGTCTGGGACAACCCACGCTACCTCATCGGATCTGGAGACAACCCCACCATCGTGCAT GAAGGATGCCATTATAACGTCCTGCATGTGGCGGCCAAAGAGAACCAGTCAGGGATGGTCCAGCTCCTCCTGGACACTCTGGAGAGCCCAGACTTCATGAGACTCATGTATCCCGATGACCAGGAGGCCATGTTACACCAACGCATCCGCTACCTCGTTGACCTGTACCTCAACACACCTGACAAAGCA AGCAATGAAACTCCTCTTCACTTTGCCTGTAAGTTTGGCTGTCCAGATGTGGTCAACGTGCTGTGTTCTCATCCGGCCACTGATAAACACCGGCAGAACAAGTACAACCAGAAGCCCTCTACT GTGATATGTGAGAGGAAAAACAAAACCTCTGACATAAAGAAGAAGATCAAGGAATATTTGGAGG AACGGTGCTATGTTCCCTTGCTGAGGGATACAGACAACAGCTTCCAGCCTGTGATTGGTTTGCCATGGTCTCCAAGCCCACTGGAGGTGGATTTTCATTCGCTGGGATCAGGAGtggctgggagtcccatagaCCCAGTCATGACTGTGAGAGCGTATGTGGGTCCCCTCAGTCCTTCAAAG GCAGATGAGTTCCATAGACTATGGAGAACTCCACCCAGGGATCGAGCAGAGTATTTCCACCGTATTCTCAAATCTGACCCTGACAGGGGTGCAGAGCGTGTGGGGAG GGAGATTGCACATGGCATGGGGCATCCTTGGGCAGAGTACTGGGACTTCCTTCGGAGCTTCACTGACCTGTCTacagaggagggatggaagaggcTGGAAGAGTATCTGGATAAGAAGGACCGAAGTGAGCTTCCCAGAGAAGAATatgggaggacagaggagaccgGTGGTGGATTTAAAACATCAACACCCTCCAAAG AGGAGCAGAAAAACCAGAGCCATGCCCTGTCTAACCACATCCTGAATGACAAGAACTCCGCACCAGTGGAGAACAGTTCCCAGTCACCTGTGTGTAACCTCCTGCCAGAGTTTGAGAAAGCCAGTCTAAAGGTAGCATCTGGCACTGTGGAGGACTCAGAGAAGGCATGTCTGGCTCCCTCTGTACCTTGGAGAGAAGGCCTGGACCTGGGGGACGGTAGCTTCTGGAGGACCTGGGAGAGGAGTCGGGGGAAGAGGCAGGTGGAGGAGCTCTCTAACCCTAGCTCTGAGGAGTATCTGACTGCAGACGAGGGCTCAGACTCAGAGGGCCCAGATGGTCCCAGAGAtggtggagacaggaggagagactcAGGATCCTCTAGCGCATCTTACAAATCAACGGAAGGAGACACCGCTAAGGACACAATTCTGATGACTGACACCCCTACAAGACGAAGACAGGAACTGTTTATGGATGG GGAATTTCCCACCAAGTTGGACAGTGAGGTCCTGTCTGCAATGAATAACATGGAGATTGACCTTGAGAGATACCCTTGCATTACTAAGTGGAAGACCACCATTCTGGCCTATCCCTCTTCACAGAGGCTAAG